The following is a genomic window from Petrotoga mexicana DSM 14811.
TTTATTACATTTCTAAATTTGATTTCTAGCATAAGTGAGGGTCCCTGGAATCTTCATTTTCTTTTCAATAAATCTGAATATTTCTCCAAAAATTGTGACTAACACAAAATATATGATAGCAGCGAAAAGGTAAACTTGAAAGAATTCAAAGTTACGACTCGCTACAAACTTAGCTTGAGCCATTATTTCTGGCGCTCCAACAATATAAGAGAGAGAGGAGTACTTCAATAGGTATATAAATTCATTTGTCCACGAAGGGATAAACCTTCTTAATGCTTGGGGTAATATGATCAATCTAATAGCTTGCCATTTTTTCATTCCTATAGATAAAGAGGCTTGCATTTGACCTGAACTTATCGATTGAATGGCACCTCTTAGGTATTCAGCCTGATAAGCGGCAGAATTTAAAGAAAAAGCCATTATTGAGGCTAATATTGGAGAAAGCCTAATTCCAATAACAGGTAAACTATAATAAAGAATAAAAAGTTGAACAAGTAATGGGGTACCCCTTATTATTTCGATAAAAACATAGCTTATATAATAGAATAATTTATTTCCATACGTTTTAGAAACTGCTAGTAAAACGCCCAAAAAGAATCCTATAATTACAGAAATTAAAGTTAAAAAAAGTGTAACCCATATACCTTCTACCATATAAACCCAGGAACTTTCGACAATTTCAAAAAAGCTCATGTGTTTTCTTCCTTTCCGTACAACTGCGATAATTTATTTAAAAACTCCTTAGTTCTATCTTTTTGAGGATTTTTGAACATCGATTCTGGGGGACCTTTTTCAACGATCACACCATTTTCCATAAATATAATCTCATCAGCAACAGCCCTTGCAAAACCCATTTCGTGAGTAACACACACCATAGTCATCCCACTTTTTGCAAGATCTATCATAACGTTCAGAACCTCTCCTATCAGCTCTGGATCTAAAGCGGAGGTTGGCTCATCAAACAGGATCAATTTGGGATTCATAGCCAAAGTTCTAGCAATCGCGACCCTTTGTTTTTGTCCACCCGAAAGTTGGGCAGGATAGAGTTCTGATTTATCCTTCAGTCCAACCCGTTCTAATTCTTTTAATGCAATTTCAGTAGCTTGCGATTTTTCAATCTTTTTCACTTTAGTCAACCCGATTTTAACGTTGTCAAGCACAGTTAAGTGATCAAATAGGTTAAAATGTTGAAATACAAAGCCTATTTTTTGTCTAATTTTGTGAATATTCTTCGAGGATAATATTTCTTCTCCTTCCAGATATATTCTTCCGGAATCAGGTTCTACAAGCCTATTTATGCACATTAAAAGGGTGCTCTTCCCCGTTCCACTTGGACCTATTATTACCTTTGTTTCACCCTTTTTAACTTCCAATGTTATCCCTTTGAGTATTTCTGTTTCATTATAACTTTTATGAAGATCTTCCACTTTTAATATTGTATCTTTTTCTTTTTTCATTAATCAAACGCTCCTTGTTTCATATCCTGGTATTGCAAGCTTTTTTTCGATCCTACCTAATCCTCTACTTATACTAAAAGTTAGGATAAAATATATAACCCCGCAAATTAGATAAACTATCAAAGGTCTGTTGGTCACAGAGATAATATAAGTACCTTGCCTTAGTAGTTCTACGACACCTAAGGCATAAGCTAAAGATGTATCTTTTAAAACCACCGCTGCTTCATTGGTCCATCCTGATAATGCGATTCTTATTGCCTGAGGGAAGATAATATAGAAAAAAGTCTGAATTTTGTTCATCCCGATGGAGTAAGCAGCATCGAGCTGTCCTTTTGGTATGGATAAAATTGCGCCTCTTAAAATTTGCGATTGATATGCCGAACTTCTCAAACCCAAACCAAGTATTGAGGCGATTAAAGGATCCAATCTTATTCCTATAGCAGGTAAACCGTAAAAAATCAAAAAAAGTATGACTAACAAAGGAATACTTCTAAATACTCGTTCGTAGATTAGAAAAATAAATTGTACAAGTTTATTACCATACAATTGA
Proteins encoded in this region:
- a CDS encoding amino acid ABC transporter permease, which encodes MEDIQVIINSFPYLLKGTLVTLELTLFSLIIGFVMGVIISFGQLYGNKLVQFIFLIYERVFRSIPLLVILFLIFYGLPAIGIRLDPLIASILGLGLRSSAYQSQILRGAILSIPKGQLDAAYSIGMNKIQTFFYIIFPQAIRIALSGWTNEAAVVLKDTSLAYALGVVELLRQGTYIISVTNRPLIVYLICGVIYFILTFSISRGLGRIEKKLAIPGYETRSV
- a CDS encoding amino acid ABC transporter ATP-binding protein; translation: MKKEKDTILKVEDLHKSYNETEILKGITLEVKKGETKVIIGPSGTGKSTLLMCINRLVEPDSGRIYLEGEEILSSKNIHKIRQKIGFVFQHFNLFDHLTVLDNVKIGLTKVKKIEKSQATEIALKELERVGLKDKSELYPAQLSGGQKQRVAIARTLAMNPKLILFDEPTSALDPELIGEVLNVMIDLAKSGMTMVCVTHEMGFARAVADEIIFMENGVIVEKGPPESMFKNPQKDRTKEFLNKLSQLYGKEENT
- a CDS encoding amino acid ABC transporter permease, with the protein product MSFFEIVESSWVYMVEGIWVTLFLTLISVIIGFFLGVLLAVSKTYGNKLFYYISYVFIEIIRGTPLLVQLFILYYSLPVIGIRLSPILASIMAFSLNSAAYQAEYLRGAIQSISSGQMQASLSIGMKKWQAIRLIILPQALRRFIPSWTNEFIYLLKYSSLSYIVGAPEIMAQAKFVASRNFEFFQVYLFAAIIYFVLVTIFGEIFRFIEKKMKIPGTLTYARNQI